The window GTGCAGGTGCTGAACCGAACAATAGTTGATGACCCTGTTGAGCCAGAGAGATAGTACCGGAGGTAGCCGTTGGCTCTTTCCTGAAAAATGAGGTCAATATTCAGAGGAAAATATTCTGTTGAGAGATAGAcgtcatcaaacacccatACTAGTCTTATGACTTACCTTTCAGACGAAAAGGAGATTGCCAGAGGTCGGCAAGATATGCCAGCAAAGTGCTGACTAGAACGGGGCTGTGACTCCTGATAGCTGTTAATAGGGGTACACAACAAGTACAGGATGTTTGTTCGCACAACTTACAGACAATATGAGTGCAGTTATGTGCTGCATCTCAAAGCCAGACGACCTCGAAGGGCTTTCAGCAAATTGCTGAAGTCGATACAGAGAGGCCACCGGAACACTAGAGGTACTACGCAACCATAGTCGAGCTGGTTAGTAGCAGGTTTCTGTCGTCCCATCTTTGGGGCAGGCGACTCACTAAACCCAAGACTAGAATTTCTAGATTTCAGACAAGCGACTTGCAGGACAACTCCGACTAATACAGGATCTGTTAGTAACTTAGAGATATCAAAAGCCAATACTAATTGACTTTTATCGGACATAGTGGACTTACCAAGTGCACAAAAGGGCCAAAAGGTCGCAAAAAGTCGCGGAGACTCGCGAAAAGTCGAAAAGAATCTCCCAAAATGGGGTCTTTCGACTCGACTCAGAACGACTTGCTACAAGAAAACCGAAACCTAGACGATACGATTGGCAAGATGGAAGGCGATGTGGTTTACCAGACAGGAATAGCGAAAGGGATTGCAAGTTGATACTTTTCAACGATATAGTATCCTTGCTTGATCTGATAATTGGTAGTGGTGAAGAGAAGGTAAGAGAGGTAATAGAGAGGAGAAACCAAGATTAATTCCTTGGGAAATTTACGTGGGCTCCAATATGGCAGGTGGATGGATCGGCCCCGCGTGTCCAGGACCCGCGTGTACAGTATTTTGGAATTGCACGGAAAGCTCAAGTAAAGGAGGGCAGGCAGAGCAAAGTGGGTGGGAACACAATGTTGTGATCTTCATGCTCCCTCTTAGCATTGCTGGCATCGATGTGGATGAGGCGGCAAAGGACCATGTAAGGGTGGATATATCTTCAGAGTGTTATTGTTGCTTAAGGCGGGCAGCGAGGGAAGAAAGCCAAGTATGTTCACTCAATGGGCTTGAGGAAAGAGGACTGTAGATGGAGTGTGGTCCGTGCGTGGTGGTTGTCACTCAGGGGTTTATTTACATCGTCATCAAAACATCACGTAGAGGCCGAGATAGAGCAGGCCGGTTGCAAACAGATACACTGTGCAGGCTCTAGACACATGAGATGGTCGTGATGGTGTAATTTTAGATAAGGCACAATATCGTAAGATACACAAATCAGGAGACCAAAAACTTGCTCTTCAGGGCTTGCAACCACCGCCGATTCCCTTGCTCGTGGGGCAGGCCAGCCGCAATGATTCAGAGGCAAAAACTCAACATAGAATTTCCTTTTAATAGCCCGATACAGCATATCTGGTATATTCAGACTGCCTTAGCTACCGGTCTTCTTGACCTGAAAGGGCAACAGAATCACAACGAGCGGTGCATGTTCAAACACCAGTTTGAAACTAGGACGTCGTTGATTTTAATCGCTGGTTAATTCAGCATCTTATGTGCTCTGACAATACACTTGGGCATTCACTCTTGGAACCCCATGAAGCACTGAGCGCCATAACATCTATGCAACTCAAAACTCCCATACCAACACAATGACAGAGTCCACATCCgacttctcctcctctttacTGCCAATTCCTTTCTCATTAACATACGCCTGCCAGACTTCCTTGCCATCATCACGCACTTCAGCGCTAACAAGTCGCCAGGTCTTGGTCTTtccacccctccaagctATTTTCTGGCCCTCACCAACCGACGACGTTGAATGGACGGCGATTTTGTCAGCCACTTCGCCTCCACCACTTTTGTTTTGGAATCCTTTTTGCTGTGTCATCTTTTGGGAAGACATCTGAACCTCGATTCTGCGCGGGTAGGCTGTGATACTGTGCCCATTAATGAGAGCCCAACTGTCTGCGAACAAGAACCTTTGAAGGTAACATTCCTCGCCGCAGACATTGCTGACAAGATGACCTTTCACTGAAAATTTGAAAGGATCCTTGTCCGTGCGCAAAACCAGCGGCCGGCCACTCACCTTCTGGCCTTGGCTTCCCTCACCAGGAAGATagccaccgccacccacAAGGACCTGAATCTTGAGGTATCTTTCTTGCTCCAAACATTTGTAAAGTGTCTGCCCCCAATTGCTGTCAGCCTTCACCTCATCATTCCCACCCTTTCCACCAGCCTGAAAGCACATCAACTGACCAACTGTATCTAGTGCTGAAGGACTCATCACaactgcccctcctccatatGTGATCTGCTTCCCATTTTCATCATCTGCCCAGTCCTCTTTCTCGGTCGGCAATCCCACAAACCactctcctccatcctcaaaTCTTGTATCCATTTCCCAAACCAACTTCCTCAAATTCGGTATGAACACCTTCTCATCCACTACCGCGAACCATCTTCTCGTCTTCCCagctccaacctccccctttccaaacCTCGACATCAACAGCCTCTGAAACAACTGCGCATAGACACCCCCTTTATACCGATCACtatccttcccttccctctgCTCGACAACAAACACCGTCCCATCAATCCCAGCCTGCCACAACCTAGCcttcacctccacaacctccgACTCAGTTGCCTTGCTCAACACCAATAGCAACCCCGCTCCATttgacctcctcttctccttcctctctctctccgcACTATGATTTGTCAAAAACCCCGCCCAGTCCCTCACAAGTCCAAAATCATCCCTCGACACCCTCTCATAATCCGACGCAATCCCAAACAGCACCTCCCCCGGATCCCCCATGTCGTCCCTGGGCACGTCAACCGGCACCTCCACTACCCCCGGAACCGGCAGCCTCGTCTCTTGCTTCAACGTCTCCCCGTTGTCgcttcttccctccccagcagccgGCGGCGTCAAATCTACCCTCGCAAACCCGTGCCCCTCCAAAAAACCCCTGCCTACCCTCCTaatcttcccctcccccaccgccccctccttGCTTTCCACAACCCTAACTCTCTTACTCAacaccgccacctccccttgCAACCCAGGCAAGCCCCTTACATACTCTagcatctccctcccaagcTCCTCCCTGCTCTTGACAGGAACAAGCCCCCCCTCAGTCGTCTTCCAACCCGGTGAAGCCCCCTGCAACaggtgatgacgatgtccATCTCGTCCACGGGACCACGCCCTCCCAATTTGCATGATCATCACCAGCGTCGTGCAGGCTATGCAAGCCAGCACTGTCAACCGCAGGATTCTGGTTCGGCCGTAGGAGACCGCCATGCGGGGGAGGCGATGATGTGGTGCCATCTTGGTGGATGGGCAACTATCAAATGATAATGATGTTTTAAAAGGATGAATAGCTTGGACGTAAGCGGTCAACCAGacaaggcaaagaagaaaccGTGCTGCCGCCGCTGACGAAAAGAGGCCGGCAAGTGCATCAACGATCGGTAACCAGCGATTGGATGGGTATCATCTCGTAAGGCCGAATCATTGGCTGCGAGTGCGATGGGACTTTGTTTTGGCTACACTGCAGTTGAGTTGCAAAAGGCACGACGTCTGTCTCAGTAGGAAATTCTGCTCAGATTGAAAGGAATGGCTGTAAAAATGAAGTCACTTGCTTTGTTTGACCTCGTGGCCGCTTCGAGCTTGGCATTATCAATGACGGAACGTTCCCCCCGTTTTGGGGAAATGGTCTTACAGTGGGCACCTCCTGAGCCAGGAAATCAGCCTGAACTTTGCAGAATCACGGGAAGAGCATGAAAAGGAGCACATAACGTACATAAAATCGTGTTGACAACTTTCAAGATTACCCTCCCGATTATAGCAGCTCGCTGCAGAATATCTATACCTCCAACCAGTTTCGCATAATAGCTTCAACACagacaaaaaacaaacaGTCTCAATTTCCTCAACACACAGATACCTCCACTTaggccttctcctcttcaaatACATCTGAGAGGGCACAAATTTCCATACATTGCCAAATGCCCAACATATGAAAGACA is drawn from Podospora pseudocomata strain CBS 415.72m chromosome 1 map unlocalized CBS415.72m_1, whole genome shotgun sequence and contains these coding sequences:
- a CDS encoding uncharacterized protein (EggNog:ENOG503PDTD) → MAPHHRLPRMAVSYGRTRILRLTVLACIACTTLVMIMQIGRAWSRGRDGHRHHLLQGASPGWKTTEGGLVPVKSREELGREMLEYVRGLPGLQGEVAVLSKRVRVVESKEGAVGEGKIRRVGRGFLEGHGFARVDLTPPAAGEGRSDNGETLKQETRLPVPGVVEVPVDVPRDDMGDPGEVLFGIASDYERVSRDDFGLVRDWAGFLTNHSAERERKEKRRSNGAGLLLVLSKATESEVVEVKARLWQAGIDGTVFVVEQREGKDSDRYKGGVYAQLFQRLLMSRFGKGEVGAGKTRRWFAVVDEKVFIPNLRKLVWEMDTRFEDGGEWFVGLPTEKEDWADDENGKQITYGGGAVVMSPSALDTVGQLMCFQAGGKGGNDEVKADSNWGQTLYKCLEQERYLKIQVLVGGGGYLPGEGSQGQKVSGRPLVLRTDKDPFKFSVKGHLVSNVCGEECYLQRFLFADSWALINGHSITAYPRRIEVQMSSQKMTQQKGFQNKSGGGEVADKIAVHSTSSVGEGQKIAWRGGKTKTWRLVSAEVRDDGKEVWQAYVNEKGIGSKEEEKSDVDSVIVLVWEF